A stretch of Saccharothrix texasensis DNA encodes these proteins:
- a CDS encoding cytidine deaminase translates to MVDLDWDVLRTRAVEAAQSAYCPYSGLQVGAAALCDDGRIVVGCNVENAAYGVGLCAECTLAGQFVLSGGGKLVALACRSGTGELLMPCGRCRQVIYELGGAPCLIDTPSGVLPMSRVLPDAFGPEDLP, encoded by the coding sequence GGACCCGTGCCGTCGAGGCCGCGCAGTCCGCCTACTGCCCCTACTCCGGGCTCCAGGTGGGCGCGGCGGCCCTGTGCGACGACGGCCGTATCGTGGTCGGCTGCAACGTGGAGAACGCCGCCTACGGCGTGGGCCTGTGCGCCGAGTGCACGTTGGCTGGCCAGTTCGTGCTCAGCGGCGGCGGCAAGCTCGTCGCCCTCGCGTGCCGCAGCGGCACGGGTGAGCTGCTGATGCCGTGCGGCCGGTGCCGTCAGGTGATCTACGAGCTGGGCGGCGCGCCGTGCCTGATCGACACCCCGTCCGGGGTGCTGCCGATGAGCAGGGTGCTGCCCGACGCGTTCGGCCCGGAGGACCTGCCATGA
- a CDS encoding apolipoprotein A1/A4/E family protein, with protein sequence MSFDRMRNMLTRAAEIRESEQQQIFDALDEIHARMSPLESLGSVRKRLSELPDRTEVSVLAERLDEALAKLEAQDNAVQGIGRAVEGLVDKLAKPFAQLDGRLDGVTGRFEGVAGRMDGLEDKLSHIHKRLDDLDGHLDKQDGKVEQVPGAVTGPLRERIEALEAALRGRLDEVDEGVHEHLDGTREALQRSVTESANGLNGKLDEARDNLTSTRDGLHASLTETRESLVASLADTRSTMTGKLDEAREALHAALDETRDQVDATDRLEALAQRLEQVTSRLDTMATRLDSVEDDFASRLGELSGVVEQGIAKVEGTLSTRPDADSLAGLVRKSNQESELRIGGQLDEAMATFAELILGGGSPTPPPPPTALPRPQRRTRKNGTKPGENRNLDDDDLTAEGA encoded by the coding sequence ATGTCCTTCGATCGGATGCGCAACATGCTCACGCGCGCCGCGGAGATCCGTGAGAGCGAACAGCAGCAGATCTTCGACGCACTGGACGAGATCCACGCGCGGATGTCCCCGCTCGAGTCGCTGGGTTCCGTTCGCAAGCGCCTGTCCGAGCTGCCCGACCGGACCGAGGTCAGCGTGCTGGCCGAGCGGCTGGACGAGGCGCTGGCCAAGCTGGAGGCGCAGGACAACGCGGTGCAGGGCATCGGCCGGGCCGTCGAGGGCCTGGTCGACAAGCTCGCCAAGCCGTTCGCGCAGCTCGACGGTCGGCTCGACGGGGTGACGGGCCGGTTCGAGGGTGTCGCCGGGCGGATGGACGGCCTGGAGGACAAGCTCTCCCACATCCACAAGCGCCTCGACGACCTCGACGGCCACCTGGACAAGCAGGACGGCAAGGTCGAGCAGGTGCCGGGCGCGGTGACCGGGCCGTTGCGGGAGCGGATCGAGGCGTTGGAGGCCGCGCTGCGCGGTCGCCTGGACGAGGTCGACGAGGGCGTGCACGAGCACCTCGACGGCACGCGCGAGGCGTTGCAGCGGTCCGTCACGGAGTCGGCGAACGGCCTGAACGGCAAGCTGGACGAGGCCCGGGACAACCTCACCAGCACCCGGGACGGGCTGCACGCGTCGTTGACCGAGACGCGCGAGTCGCTCGTGGCGTCGTTGGCGGACACGCGCAGCACGATGACGGGCAAGCTGGACGAGGCCCGCGAGGCGCTGCACGCGGCGCTGGACGAGACGCGCGACCAGGTCGACGCGACGGACCGGCTGGAGGCGCTGGCGCAGCGCCTGGAGCAGGTGACGTCCCGGCTCGACACCATGGCGACCCGGCTCGACTCGGTGGAGGACGACTTCGCGTCGCGGCTCGGCGAGCTGTCCGGCGTGGTGGAGCAGGGCATCGCCAAGGTCGAGGGCACGCTGTCGACCCGGCCCGACGCCGACTCGCTGGCAGGCCTGGTGCGCAAGAGCAACCAGGAGTCGGAGCTGCGCATCGGCGGCCAGCTGGACGAGGCGATGGCGACCTTCGCCGAGCTGATCCTCGGCGGCGGCTCCCCGACCCCGCCCCCGCCGCCCACCGCCCTGCCGCGGCCCCAGCGGCGGACCCGGAAGAACGGGACCAAGCCCGGCGAGAACCGGAACCTGGACGACGACGACCTGACCGCCGAGGGCGCCTGA
- a CDS encoding thymidine phosphorylase, with translation MTHTAVDVIRAKRDGDRLTDAQIDWVVDAYTRGVVADEQMSALAMAIFLNGMDSAETARWTHAMINSGEKLTLDVGRPTVDKHSTGGVGDKITLPLAPLVAACGAAVPQLSGRGLGHTGGTLDKLEAIPGWRAQLSVDEVVAQLRSVGAVICAATSGLAPADKKLYALRDVTGTVEAIPLIASSIMSKKIAEGAEALVLDVKVGSGAFMKSLDQARALATALVSIGVDHGLRVSALLTDMSVPLGRAVGNAVEVAESIEVLRGGGPSDVVDLTVALAEEMLSRAGISASPREVLASGEAYETWARMIRAQGGDPDAPLPLARHEHVVTAPADGYLTKLDAYAVGVAAWRLGAGRARKEDPVQPGAGILCLAKPGDRLAEGQPLLLLRTDTPDAIPAALDSLSGGYDIGPAAPAATPLIIDTIRG, from the coding sequence ATGACCCACACCGCTGTCGACGTGATCCGGGCCAAGCGCGACGGCGACCGCCTGACCGACGCCCAGATCGACTGGGTCGTGGACGCCTACACCCGGGGCGTGGTGGCCGACGAGCAGATGTCGGCGCTGGCCATGGCGATCTTCCTGAACGGCATGGATTCCGCCGAGACCGCCCGGTGGACCCACGCCATGATCAACTCCGGGGAGAAGCTGACGCTGGACGTCGGCCGCCCCACCGTGGACAAGCACTCCACGGGCGGGGTGGGCGACAAGATCACCCTGCCCCTCGCGCCCCTGGTCGCCGCCTGCGGCGCCGCCGTGCCCCAGCTCTCCGGCCGCGGCCTCGGCCACACCGGCGGCACGCTCGACAAGCTCGAAGCCATCCCCGGCTGGCGGGCGCAGCTCTCGGTCGACGAGGTCGTCGCGCAACTGCGCTCGGTGGGCGCCGTCATCTGCGCCGCGACCTCCGGCCTCGCCCCGGCCGACAAGAAGCTGTACGCGCTGCGCGACGTGACCGGGACCGTCGAGGCGATCCCGCTGATCGCCTCGTCCATCATGTCGAAGAAGATCGCCGAGGGCGCCGAGGCGCTGGTCCTGGACGTCAAGGTCGGCTCCGGCGCGTTCATGAAGTCCCTCGACCAGGCCCGTGCGCTGGCCACGGCGCTGGTGTCGATCGGCGTCGACCACGGACTGCGCGTGTCGGCCCTGCTGACCGACATGTCCGTGCCACTGGGCCGTGCCGTGGGCAACGCGGTCGAGGTCGCCGAGTCGATCGAGGTCCTGCGCGGCGGCGGCCCGTCCGACGTCGTGGACCTGACCGTCGCCCTGGCCGAGGAGATGCTGTCCCGCGCGGGCATCTCCGCGTCACCGCGCGAGGTCCTGGCCTCCGGCGAGGCCTACGAGACGTGGGCCAGGATGATCAGGGCCCAGGGCGGCGACCCGGACGCCCCGCTCCCGCTCGCCCGCCACGAGCACGTCGTCACGGCACCTGCGGACGGCTACCTGACCAAGCTGGACGCCTACGCCGTGGGCGTCGCGGCCTGGCGCCTGGGCGCCGGCCGCGCCCGCAAGGAGGACCCGGTCCAACCGGGCGCCGGCATCCTGTGCCTGGCCAAGCCGGGCGACCGGCTGGCCGAGGGCCAACCGCTCCTGCTGCTGCGCACCGACACCCCGGACGCCATCCCCGCCGCCCTGGACTCGCTGTCCGGCGGCTACGACATCGGTCCCGCCGCACCTGCCGCGACACCCCTGATCATCGACACGATCCGGGGCTGA
- a CDS encoding adenosine deaminase, translating to MPTPLTQEDLRRAPKVLLHDHLDGGLRPQTVIELAEACGHQGLPTTDPVALGAWFRDNANSGSLVRYLEGFAHTCGVMQDESSLVRVASEAVQDLAADGVVYAEIRYAPELFTDKGLSMEQAVEAVQEGFRQGEAASGGRIRVGTLLCAMRQNDGWQRIADLVVRYRDAGVVGFDIAGPEAGFPPSKELSAFEYLRQQNAHFTIHAAEASGAESAWEAVQLAGAERLGHGVRLAEDIQGDEVGLLAAYVRDRRIALEMCPTSNVHTGAVASLAEHPIKRMADLGFRVTVNTDNRLMSDVSMTGEFATVVEQFGFGWEDLRKFTVNAAKAAFISHDERRALIQDVIEPAYAALAK from the coding sequence ATGCCGACCCCGCTGACCCAGGAAGACCTTCGCCGCGCGCCGAAGGTGCTCCTGCACGACCACCTCGACGGTGGCCTCCGCCCGCAGACGGTGATCGAACTCGCCGAGGCCTGCGGCCACCAGGGCTTGCCCACCACGGACCCGGTCGCGCTGGGCGCGTGGTTCCGCGACAACGCCAACTCCGGCTCGCTGGTCCGCTACCTGGAGGGCTTCGCGCACACGTGCGGCGTCATGCAGGACGAGTCCTCGCTGGTGCGCGTCGCCTCCGAGGCCGTGCAGGACCTCGCCGCCGACGGTGTCGTCTACGCCGAGATCCGCTACGCGCCCGAGCTGTTCACCGACAAGGGCCTGAGCATGGAGCAGGCGGTCGAGGCGGTGCAGGAGGGCTTCCGCCAGGGCGAGGCCGCGTCCGGCGGCCGCATCAGGGTCGGCACGCTGCTGTGCGCGATGCGCCAGAACGACGGCTGGCAGCGCATCGCCGACCTGGTCGTCCGCTACCGGGACGCGGGCGTCGTCGGCTTCGACATCGCGGGCCCCGAGGCCGGGTTCCCGCCGAGCAAGGAGCTGTCCGCGTTCGAGTACCTGCGGCAGCAGAACGCGCACTTCACCATCCACGCGGCCGAGGCCTCCGGCGCGGAGTCGGCGTGGGAGGCCGTGCAGCTCGCGGGCGCGGAGCGGCTGGGCCACGGCGTGCGGCTGGCCGAGGACATCCAGGGCGACGAGGTCGGCCTGCTGGCCGCCTACGTGCGCGACCGGCGCATCGCGCTGGAGATGTGCCCGACGTCGAACGTGCACACCGGCGCGGTGGCGTCGCTGGCCGAGCACCCGATCAAGCGGATGGCCGACCTCGGCTTCCGGGTCACCGTGAACACCGACAACCGCCTGATGAGCGACGTGTCGATGACCGGCGAGTTCGCCACCGTGGTCGAGCAGTTCGGCTTCGGCTGGGAGGACCTGCGCAAGTTCACCGTCAACGCCG